The genomic stretch GTGACGGTAAATGATCAGCAGATGCATTCAAAAAAAGAATCAGGTCAATACCCGGAAGTAGAATCATTTATTAAGAAAATGGAAAGCAGAACGTTCGAGTAAGGCACCCCGTTCAGGGTGCCTTTCGTTTCGATATAGGAGTTGAGAGTTTGAAATTACTTAGAGAATTACCCGCGATTCATCAAATTCAAGAAGCGATGCTGAAAAAGAACATAGGGAGCGACCTCCCTCAGAAGCTTCTCAAACAAATGGTCCAACAGGAAGTGGACGAGCTTCGTGGCGCTTTACTAAAGGAAACGTATACCGGACATGCTGAAGATCGTCATGGTTTTCAACTTGAAATTATAGCAAGCGTGCAAGAAAAATTAACGCGAAATACTTTTAATTTAGTGCCGGTTATTAATGCAACCGGTGTCGTCCTACATACGAATCTTGGAAGAGCGAGACTAAGCGATGCTGCAATAGATCATATGATTGAAGTAGCCAAAAGTTACTCCACCCTCGAATATAACCTTACAGAAGGACAACGTGGCTCTCGACACTCCATTGTTGAAGAAGCGGTTTGCAAAGCAACAGGGGCAGAAGCAGCAATGGTCGTCAATAACAATGCTGCAGCTGTTTTTATGATTTTGAGTGGCCTTGCAAAAGAAAAGGAAGTGGTTGTATCACGAGGCGAACTCGTTGAAATTGGCGGATCATTTCGGGTTTCTTCAATAATGGAAGAGAGCGGGGCGCGCTTGAAGGAAGTAGGCACCACGAATAAAACGCATCCTGCTGACTACGAACAAGCTGTGAATGATGAAACAGCGATGATAATGAAAGTGCATCGCAGCAATTTTACGATTGTTGGTTTTACGGCAGAAGTAGAGCGTGAGCAATTAGCGTCCATAGCAAATGAACAACAGATTATTTTTTATGAAGATTTAGGAAGTGGCGCATTGTACGATTATCGTAAAGATGGTATTGGAGAAGAGCCTACTGTTCAAGAAACGCTTGCTGCTGGTGCAGACTTAGTATCCTTTAGTGGTGATAAGCTACTTGGTGGCCCGCAGGCAGGTATTATCGCTGGTAAGAAAAAACTTGTCGATCGGTTGAAGAAACATCAACTGGCACGTGTATTACGCGTAGATAAGTTTACCCTTGCTGCTCTTGAGGCAACCTTACTCGAGCATTTGTATGAAGAAGCAAACAATATCCCTGCGATCAGAGATATTACGGTATCGCCAGAAGAGGTGCGAAAGCGTGCACTTCAGTTTAAAGAAAAACTTGAAACGAAGTGTTCGCATTATCAAATTGATGTGGAAGTTGGTGTTTCCCAAGTTGGTGGCGGGACCATGCCAGCGGTTGAATTGCCAACATCTGTTGTTGCCATTCGAACTGGCCGTTTCAGTGTAAATGACCTCGAAGAAAAGCTTCGAATGCGTCATCGGCCAATCATTACCCGTATTAAGGATGAAAAAATTCTCATTGACCTTAGAACTGTAACGACAGAAGAGGAAGAAGTGCTTTTAAGCGAATTGATGAACATAAGTAACGAGTAAAAGGCGGCCGTTTGGCCGCCTTTTGTCTTTGAGTTTTAGAACCCTTCACCATTTTTTTGTCGGGTATGGTTTCTGTTTTTAACTTTATGAGAACCTTTCATGGGTTCAGGCTGACCAGTGTGGCCTTTAGGAGCGTTCTTACGAATATCTTTAAACGTATTACTTTCAGTCATAATAATCCCTCCTTACTCGTTAGTATGGACAGGTTAATGG from Bacillus sp. Cs-700 encodes the following:
- a CDS encoding Rdx family protein, encoding MSSLEMIPGSGGVFEVTVNDQQMHSKKESGQYPEVESFIKKMESRTFE
- the selA gene encoding L-seryl-tRNA(Sec) selenium transferase encodes the protein MKLLRELPAIHQIQEAMLKKNIGSDLPQKLLKQMVQQEVDELRGALLKETYTGHAEDRHGFQLEIIASVQEKLTRNTFNLVPVINATGVVLHTNLGRARLSDAAIDHMIEVAKSYSTLEYNLTEGQRGSRHSIVEEAVCKATGAEAAMVVNNNAAAVFMILSGLAKEKEVVVSRGELVEIGGSFRVSSIMEESGARLKEVGTTNKTHPADYEQAVNDETAMIMKVHRSNFTIVGFTAEVEREQLASIANEQQIIFYEDLGSGALYDYRKDGIGEEPTVQETLAAGADLVSFSGDKLLGGPQAGIIAGKKKLVDRLKKHQLARVLRVDKFTLAALEATLLEHLYEEANNIPAIRDITVSPEEVRKRALQFKEKLETKCSHYQIDVEVGVSQVGGGTMPAVELPTSVVAIRTGRFSVNDLEEKLRMRHRPIITRIKDEKILIDLRTVTTEEEEVLLSELMNISNE
- a CDS encoding small acid-soluble spore protein P, whose translation is MTESNTFKDIRKNAPKGHTGQPEPMKGSHKVKNRNHTRQKNGEGF